A stretch of the Mycobacterium sp. ITM-2016-00317 genome encodes the following:
- a CDS encoding gamma carbonic anhydrase family protein has translation MPEPLILPVAGRAPQLHPDSWVAPNATIVGHVRLAEGASAWYGTILRAEAELIDIGAGANIQDGVTIHVDPGFPARIGAGVSVGHNAVLHGCTIEDDSLVGMGAVVLNGAVVGSGSLIAAGAVVPQGAVIPPGSMVAGVPGKVRRQLSDDEIAGIRTNAALYRELVKLHRNPA, from the coding sequence ATGCCCGAGCCTCTGATCCTGCCCGTCGCCGGACGTGCCCCCCAACTGCATCCCGACAGCTGGGTGGCGCCGAACGCCACCATCGTCGGTCACGTCCGTCTCGCCGAGGGCGCGAGCGCCTGGTACGGCACGATCCTGCGCGCCGAGGCCGAGCTCATCGACATCGGGGCGGGCGCCAACATCCAGGACGGGGTGACGATCCACGTCGACCCCGGCTTCCCGGCCCGGATCGGCGCCGGGGTCAGCGTCGGGCACAACGCGGTGCTGCACGGCTGCACCATCGAAGACGACTCCCTGGTCGGGATGGGAGCGGTGGTGCTCAACGGCGCCGTCGTCGGATCGGGTTCGCTGATCGCGGCCGGCGCGGTGGTGCCGCAGGGCGCGGTGATCCCGCCGGGGTCGATGGTCGCCGGTGTCCCGGGCAAGGTGCGGCGCCAGCTCAGCGACGACGAGATCGCCGGCATCCGGACCAACGCGGCGCTGTATCGGGAGCTGGTCAAGCTGCACCGGAATCCGGCGTGA
- a CDS encoding SDR family NAD(P)-dependent oxidoreductase, giving the protein MTSTSAPTALEIVDGVDLTGKTCVITGASSGLGRESARALAKTGAHVILAARNTEALAETEAWVRAELPAARLSVVHLDLTSLASVSTAAEEIAELTPAVHVLMNNAGVMFTPFGRTAEGFEMQFGTNHLGHFELTRLLFPALVAADGARVVNLSSEGHRMGDVDFEDPNWEHREYDKFAAYGASKTANILHAVELDRRLRDSSVRAFAVHPGIVATSLARHMTNDDFAALNKSSSSRAGDKPPTDFRKQFTTPEHGAATQVWAAVSDELDGTGAVYLADCQVRDAAPYAADESRALALWALSEHLCTAGAAGLGSRA; this is encoded by the coding sequence GTGACATCGACGTCAGCCCCCACCGCACTGGAAATCGTCGACGGAGTCGACCTCACCGGCAAGACCTGCGTCATCACCGGCGCCTCGTCGGGACTGGGCCGCGAGTCCGCCCGCGCGCTGGCCAAGACCGGCGCCCACGTGATCCTGGCGGCCCGCAACACCGAAGCGCTCGCCGAGACCGAGGCGTGGGTGCGCGCGGAGCTGCCCGCCGCCCGGCTGTCCGTGGTGCACCTGGACCTGACGTCGCTGGCGAGCGTCTCGACCGCGGCCGAAGAGATCGCCGAGCTGACGCCCGCGGTGCACGTGCTGATGAACAACGCCGGAGTGATGTTCACCCCGTTCGGGCGCACCGCCGAGGGCTTCGAAATGCAGTTCGGCACAAACCATCTGGGCCACTTCGAGCTGACCCGGTTGCTGTTCCCGGCACTGGTCGCCGCCGACGGGGCGCGGGTGGTCAACCTGTCGTCGGAAGGCCACCGGATGGGTGACGTCGACTTCGAGGACCCGAACTGGGAGCACCGCGAGTACGACAAGTTCGCCGCCTACGGCGCGTCGAAGACCGCCAACATCCTGCACGCGGTGGAGCTGGATCGCCGGCTGCGCGACAGCAGCGTGCGCGCGTTCGCGGTGCATCCCGGGATCGTGGCCACCTCGCTGGCGCGGCACATGACCAACGACGACTTCGCGGCCCTGAACAAGTCGAGTTCGTCGCGGGCGGGCGACAAGCCGCCGACGGACTTCCGCAAGCAGTTCACGACGCCGGAACACGGTGCGGCCACCCAGGTGTGGGCGGCCGTCAGCGACGAACTCGACGGCACCGGCGCTGTGTACCTGGCCGACTGCCAGGTGCGGGACGCCGCGCCGTATGCCGCGGACGAGTCCCGCGCGCTGGCGCTGTGGGCGCTGTCGGAACATCTCTGCACCGCCGGCGCGGCCGGTCTGGGCTCGCGTGCGTGA